The nucleotide window AGTCGCAGGCAGGATTTTTGCGAGCACGCGGTCGCAAGTAGCGGATTTCGTGAAGATCGACGGGAGACATTTAGGGACACCCCCTAACAAAAACCTGGCATATTTTTATATACTAAAGATAAAAATGGGAACAACTGATGGCCCGATAAAATGAGGTAATATCAAGAGGCAGTGATACCATAACTGACAAATACTCTCGATAATGCGGTGAAAATTGGATACGCAAGAATTGATCAAAAAAACCTATACTATAGATGTTGCCTTTTTGTGGCGCTGTTTTATTTTTAACTACACCAAATGTAACATCAATACGATGTATCATTAATAATCCGCCAAACCCATATTGCGCGCTATCATCTACTTTGGGCTTGCCTAAGTATTCTGCATATATGCCAAGACCAAATGAGCTCTTAGTGTGACAGCGGCCACCTTTATTAAATTCGACGGCTAGTGCCCCCATAAAACCTAAAGCAAAATCGCCTCCATCTTTATTAAAACTTGCACCAATTGATAATGGTAAGGCTAAATATGGATAGGGTTCACCTAAGTCAAAACTAAACTTATGCTTTGATTCATCACGTTGTTTAAAAAAATCACGCTGCTTGGTAGTTAATAATGTTTTACCATCTTGCATCGCAAAACTACCATCCACTTCATCGTTAATAACAAAAGAAATAACATCAGACATAGTGATAATACCATGTTGGGTGCAGTAATCTTTAAATAACGATAGCGATACACCATCAAGAACAATAAGCAATGCTGCTCCTTCTAATTTTTTTAGTAAGTCATCCGGAGAAGCTACTCGTATTATAGGACGCAAAAACGTGAGCCGATCATTGAATAATGGCTTCTCAAGTAATGCAGCTATGGCATCACGGTACGCAAAAAATGAAGCTCCCGACGCAATTACTACCACCGGCATGCATGCTGGGGCTGCTTGCTTATATTCACATAAATTAGTAGGCATCACCTCCCCTATTAACTTTACCTGACGCTCAACACTTAAAATTTGAGATGGTGTTAAAGGAGAATTTGTTATTGAGACTGCATTTATAACTGATTGCGTTGATAGTGTTTGTAACGCGGTAACTAAAAGAAAAACAAAACCAATTGACATATAGCTACCTATACTTAGTGTTTATTAACCAAAACAATACCAATAATACCCAGGTTAAGCATTCATTCTACTTTCTTTATGCTTGGCAAGATAGTGATAAAAAACATATTGATAAAAACACATACAATTCATTACCTATATTTAAATGGCTTAAAAAATACTATGGCTGCTATGTTTTTACCGTTCTAACTATAAAATAGGTCAGATTTGTTGCATACTATAAGTATTATGTCATTTAATCCACTAAACTTATTCATTTCTATCATTATCAACAGCATTGGTTTTGGTTTATTTATCTATGGCAAACGTTCACATAGATTTTTATTTATTATAGTCGGAGTTATCTTGCTATTCTTCCCATATTTCGTATCCAGCATTACAATGATGCTCATAATTACTATCGGACTGTTTATTCTTTTGTGGCTTCTGGTACGTCAATTCAGATTTTAAAAATGTTTTGAGAATTAAAATAAATATGCAATACCAAGACCACCACTTTTAACAAACACTGTATTAGTATTATCGTCTTGTTTAAATTTAGCGACACCCATATAACCGTATAATCCTGCAACTATAGTGGCACTCAATTGATAATCAACACCAAGCAATAATCCACCTTGCAAACCCAATGGGATTGCCCCTTGCGGCGGAGGTGAAGTTTGAGCGTTAGCATTATCGCTACCTGCCATGCCTGCATCTTCTGAAGCTTTTGCCGCGCTAGCAAATTCTTTTTTAGTTTGATCATAAATCACAAATCCACCGTCAAGGGCACCAGTAACCATTAATTTACTAAATTTATAACGCAGGCCAAATGCCATGCCAAAATCATATTCCGCATGAATATAATCACCATCAGAACCTACTAAGTTTGCACGGCGATAAATAAAACGTGGCTCAAAAAACACATTACTCAAGGTAACTCGATAACCTGCTCGCAACTCGGTTGTTTGATCCATTCCTTTAGTAAGGGCGTTGCGTAATCCCATAAAAAATAACGGGCCATGCGCAAATATAGTAGGTATATCACCTTGCCCTTTATTACTGTCTTTAACGTATGGAATTTCCTGCATTTTAGTATCAAAAATTTTCGCGGTAGTGTTCTGTTGCGCCTGTATCTCAGCAACAAGTAATCTTTGGGATTCGCGTTTTTTTACCAGATAACGACCTGGAGGCAACCTAACTCTGGTAATACCACTAGCGGCTTGAGTGATCTCTGTCAGCATTAGCTGCTTTTCAGCGTCTACTATATAGTATTGTCCTGCAATTTTATCTGACTGTATTTCAATATTAGCGCTACTGCGTGCAAGTCTTGAAAGTACAACATTACCTTGACCCGTCAGCGAAAAACTATATGACGGATGTTGCACACCCCCGCGACTTGTAATCGTTTCTTCTACCGTTCGATAATGTGCATAACGATAAGCTTCTTCTAAGGTAACAATTTCATCAGCATTAGCATCCGCAGCCCCATATAAACCCGAAATCCAATTGTGGGTAAAAAACG belongs to Deltaproteobacteria bacterium and includes:
- a CDS encoding caspase family protein; translation: MKTKFLLWLLQLLFLLTPVLGSAITNRPRYLAIIVGNDHGLNDELELRYAATDAEKVAKVLVDLAGFDTHDIHLLKNAQAKDLKRIFADINDSKQNDKQPAISLLFFYYSGHGDGANLHMQGSKLPFAQLRSMLAQTKAQVSITLMDSCKSGALTRAKGATLGPAYEIEFLKDPEVEGRIIITSSSEDEISQESDKIEGSFFTHNWISGLYGAADANADEIVTLEEAYRYAHYRTVEETITSRGGVQHPSYSFSLTGQGNVVLSRLARSSANIEIQSDKIAGQYYIVDAEKQLMLTEITQAASGITRVRLPPGRYLVKKRESQRLLVAEIQAQQNTTAKIFDTKMQEIPYVKDSNKGQGDIPTIFAHGPLFFMGLRNALTKGMDQTTELRAGYRVTLSNVFFEPRFIYRRANLVGSDGDYIHAEYDFGMAFGLRYKFSKLMVTGALDGGFVIYDQTKKEFASAAKASEDAGMAGSDNANAQTSPPPQGAIPLGLQGGLLLGVDYQLSATIVAGLYGYMGVAKFKQDDNTNTVFVKSGGLGIAYLF